The Peribacillus sp. FSL P2-0133 genome has a segment encoding these proteins:
- a CDS encoding RNA-binding protein, whose translation MSIYQHFRPEEKDFIDQAMNWIDQVKNSYAPKLSDFLDPRQQEILTSLLGNDPDAKLQFNGGGDFVERKRVLIYPDYYSPEPSDFNISLYDISYPKKFVTLEHRQILGTLMSLGVKREKFGDIIVTEEHTQFIAAEEMDSYLTGNMEKIGNASVSIRRLPIEDIVQVKEKWEEQVTTVSSLRLDSVLSSVLNMSRQKTQALITSGKVKVNFKQTENVSEECREGDSLSIRGFGRCKIASIDGKTKKDKWRISLGRQK comes from the coding sequence ATGAGTATTTATCAGCATTTCAGGCCGGAGGAAAAAGATTTTATTGACCAGGCTATGAATTGGATCGATCAGGTTAAAAATTCCTACGCTCCGAAACTATCTGATTTTCTTGATCCGCGTCAGCAGGAAATCCTTACTTCCTTATTGGGGAATGATCCGGATGCGAAACTGCAATTCAATGGCGGGGGCGATTTCGTAGAGCGAAAACGTGTGCTCATTTACCCTGATTATTACTCTCCTGAACCATCGGATTTCAATATCTCCTTATACGATATCTCCTATCCAAAAAAGTTTGTTACGCTTGAACATAGGCAAATACTTGGAACCTTGATGTCACTAGGGGTAAAACGTGAAAAATTTGGTGATATAATAGTGACGGAGGAGCATACTCAGTTTATAGCTGCCGAGGAGATGGATTCATATCTCACAGGGAATATGGAGAAAATAGGTAATGCTTCTGTTTCCATCAGACGGCTTCCGATCGAGGATATCGTCCAAGTTAAAGAAAAATGGGAAGAGCAAGTAACCACCGTCAGTTCTCTTAGGCTTGACAGTGTGCTATCGTCCGTCCTGAACATGTCCCGTCAAAAAACGCAGGCCTTGATAACGTCAGGTAAAGTAAAGGTGAATTTCAAGCAAACGGAAAACGTCTCGGAAGAATGCCGTGAAGGTGATTCACTTTCCATCAGAGGTTTTGGCAGATGTAAAATAGCTTCAATCGATGGGAAAACCAAGAAGGATAAGTGGAGAATCTCGTTAGGCAGACAAAAATAA
- a CDS encoding YggT family protein, giving the protein MGLVLQGLYYLIEIYSMALIGYILMSWFPNARETSIGQFLEKICEPYLEPFRKFIPPLGMIDLSPLVALLVLNFASGYGINYLQTLIG; this is encoded by the coding sequence ATGGGTTTAGTGCTTCAGGGTTTATATTATTTAATTGAAATTTATTCAATGGCATTAATCGGTTACATATTGATGTCATGGTTCCCCAATGCAAGGGAGACATCGATTGGTCAATTTCTGGAAAAGATTTGCGAACCGTATTTAGAACCGTTCAGAAAGTTCATCCCGCCACTTGGCATGATTGATCTTTCACCTCTTGTGGCTTTGCTGGTACTTAATTTTGCCAGCGGTTATGGAATCAATTACTTACAGACTTTAATAGGATGA
- a CDS encoding YlmC/YmxH family sporulation protein produces the protein MTRISEFQIKDIVNIADGKKLGNMSDLEINTATGKIEAIIVSNGTRLMGFFGREQDIVIPWRKIKKIGADVILVEHQTVFQAEVKDERF, from the coding sequence GTGACCAGGATTTCCGAATTTCAAATTAAGGATATCGTCAATATAGCGGATGGTAAGAAATTAGGTAATATGTCAGATCTTGAAATCAATACGGCCACGGGGAAAATAGAGGCCATCATTGTTTCAAATGGAACTAGGTTGATGGGTTTTTTTGGCAGGGAACAGGATATTGTGATCCCATGGCGTAAAATAAAAAAAATCGGTGCAGATGTCATACTTGTTGAGCATCAGACTGTTTTTCAAGCCGAAGTGAAAGATGAACGGTTTTAA
- the ileS gene encoding isoleucine--tRNA ligase: MEYKDTLLMPKTEFPMRGNLPKREPEIQEKWNEMNIYKKVQEQTEGRPLFILHDGPPYANGDIHMGHAMNKVLKDFIVRFKSMSGFQAPYVPGWDTHGLPIETALTKKGVKRKEMSVAEFRKLCEEYAYGQINNQREQFKRIGVRGDWDNPYITLKPEYEAQQIKVFGEMAKKGYIYKGKKPVYWSPSSESALAEAEIEYQDKRSASIYVAFEVTDGKGVIEEGVKIIIWTTTPWTIPANLGISLHPQLNYVVVAVENEKYLLAEALLESVTETLGWENPSILKTVKGSELDRAVAKHPLYDRESLVMLGEHVTTEAGTGCVHTAPGHGEDDFIIGQKYGLDVLCPVDEKGVMTEEAGEFAGLFYDQANKPITEKLTEVGALLNLTFITHSYPHDWRTKKPTIFRATAQWFASIKDFRSELLEAIEETKWVPAWGETRLFNMVRDRGDWCISRQRAWGVPIPVFYAENGEPIITDETINHISNLFREHGSNIWFEREAKDLLPESYTHEGSPNGIFTKETDIMDVWFDSGSSHQAVLEERDDLQRPADLYLEGSDQYRGWFNSSLSTGVAVTGKAPYKGVLSHGFALDGEGRKMSKSIGNVVLPSKVMNQLGADILRLWVASVDYQSDVRVSDPILKQVSEVYRKIRNTFRFLLGNLDGFNPKTDKVAVQELPEVDRYMLVKLNKLIKHSKLSYENYEFATIYNMVNNFCTQDLSSFYLDYAKDILYCEAPNGKERLAIQTVLYESLVSLTKLVSPILSHTADEVWAFIPGVTEESVQLTLMPEEISVDDAEVIEEKWTAFMDVRDNVLKALEEARNQKVIGKSLNAKVMVYLNEETKNLLDGIKESFEQLFIVSEFEIAGDVASAPAEAVKLEDIAILVTKAEGETCERCWNVSKEVGQVEEHPTLCPRCATVVKEHYVNQ, encoded by the coding sequence ATGGAATACAAAGATACCTTATTGATGCCTAAAACTGAATTTCCAATGCGGGGGAATTTGCCGAAACGTGAACCGGAAATCCAAGAAAAATGGAATGAAATGAACATCTATAAAAAAGTGCAAGAACAAACGGAAGGACGTCCTTTATTCATTTTGCATGATGGACCTCCGTATGCAAACGGCGATATCCATATGGGCCATGCAATGAACAAGGTTTTAAAGGATTTCATTGTCCGATTTAAATCTATGAGCGGTTTTCAAGCTCCGTATGTACCTGGCTGGGATACGCATGGGCTTCCGATCGAAACGGCATTGACAAAAAAAGGCGTGAAACGGAAAGAAATGAGCGTTGCCGAATTCAGAAAGCTTTGTGAAGAGTATGCTTATGGTCAGATTAACAATCAACGTGAGCAGTTTAAGAGAATAGGGGTCCGTGGTGATTGGGATAATCCTTATATCACATTGAAGCCTGAATATGAAGCCCAGCAAATCAAGGTATTCGGTGAAATGGCGAAAAAAGGCTATATTTATAAAGGGAAAAAACCTGTTTACTGGTCCCCGTCAAGTGAATCAGCTCTTGCCGAAGCAGAAATTGAATATCAAGACAAACGTTCTGCGTCCATCTATGTTGCTTTTGAAGTCACAGATGGCAAAGGTGTAATCGAAGAGGGCGTCAAAATCATCATCTGGACGACAACACCATGGACGATCCCTGCTAATCTTGGTATTTCATTGCACCCGCAATTAAATTACGTAGTGGTGGCTGTCGAAAATGAAAAGTACTTACTTGCTGAGGCACTGCTTGAGTCGGTTACGGAAACATTAGGCTGGGAAAACCCGTCTATCCTGAAAACAGTTAAAGGAAGCGAGTTGGACCGTGCTGTTGCCAAACATCCTCTTTATGACCGCGAATCTTTAGTGATGTTAGGTGAGCACGTAACGACTGAAGCTGGAACGGGTTGTGTTCATACTGCGCCTGGCCATGGTGAAGATGACTTTATCATTGGGCAAAAATACGGCTTGGACGTACTTTGTCCTGTAGATGAAAAAGGAGTCATGACGGAAGAGGCAGGGGAATTTGCCGGATTATTTTATGATCAAGCGAATAAACCTATTACCGAAAAATTAACTGAAGTAGGCGCGTTATTGAACTTGACGTTCATTACGCACTCTTACCCACATGACTGGAGGACGAAGAAGCCAACGATCTTCCGTGCAACAGCACAATGGTTCGCGTCAATCAAAGACTTCCGCAGTGAACTTCTGGAAGCGATTGAAGAAACCAAATGGGTACCGGCTTGGGGCGAAACGCGCCTATTCAATATGGTCCGTGACCGCGGGGATTGGTGTATTTCCCGCCAACGCGCTTGGGGAGTGCCAATTCCTGTGTTTTATGCAGAAAATGGCGAGCCGATCATTACGGATGAAACAATCAACCATATTTCAAATCTATTCCGCGAACACGGTTCAAACATCTGGTTTGAACGTGAAGCGAAAGATCTTCTGCCTGAAAGCTATACACATGAAGGCAGCCCGAATGGTATCTTCACGAAAGAAACGGATATCATGGACGTATGGTTCGATTCCGGTTCTTCTCATCAAGCGGTACTTGAAGAAAGAGACGACTTGCAACGGCCTGCTGACCTTTATTTAGAAGGGTCCGATCAATATCGCGGCTGGTTTAACTCATCGCTTTCAACAGGTGTTGCAGTTACAGGCAAAGCGCCATATAAAGGTGTACTTAGCCACGGTTTCGCATTGGATGGCGAAGGCCGTAAAATGAGTAAGTCGATTGGGAATGTTGTACTGCCATCCAAGGTCATGAACCAACTTGGTGCAGATATCTTACGCCTTTGGGTAGCTTCGGTGGATTACCAATCGGATGTCAGGGTTTCCGATCCTATTTTAAAACAAGTTTCGGAAGTTTACCGTAAAATCCGTAATACATTCCGCTTCCTGTTAGGGAACTTGGATGGATTCAATCCAAAAACCGATAAAGTGGCAGTCCAAGAATTGCCTGAAGTAGATCGATACATGCTCGTTAAATTGAATAAACTGATCAAACATTCGAAGCTAAGTTATGAAAATTATGAGTTTGCTACAATTTATAATATGGTCAATAATTTCTGTACACAGGATTTAAGTTCGTTCTACCTTGATTATGCAAAAGACATTCTTTATTGTGAAGCTCCAAATGGTAAAGAGCGTTTGGCCATTCAAACGGTCCTTTACGAATCATTGGTCAGCTTAACCAAATTGGTGTCACCGATCCTCTCTCATACAGCTGATGAAGTATGGGCGTTCATTCCGGGTGTAACGGAAGAAAGTGTACAGTTGACATTGATGCCTGAAGAAATTTCCGTTGATGATGCTGAAGTCATTGAAGAAAAATGGACGGCGTTTATGGATGTCCGTGATAATGTTCTAAAAGCATTAGAAGAAGCCCGTAACCAGAAGGTCATCGGAAAATCACTGAACGCTAAAGTGATGGTATATCTTAATGAAGAAACGAAGAATCTGCTTGATGGCATCAAGGAAAGCTTTGAACAGCTATTCATCGTATCCGAATTCGAAATCGCTGGCGATGTGGCAAGTGCCCCAGCAGAAGCGGTTAAACTTGAGGATATAGCGATCCTTGTTACAAAAGCAGAAGGTGAAACGTGTGAACGTTGCTGGAATGTTTCGAAGGAAGTAGGTCAAGTGGAAGAACATCCAACACTTTGCCCGCGTTGTGCTACAGTCGTGAAAGAGCATTACGTGAATCAATAA
- a CDS encoding cell division protein SepF, with the protein MSFVSKFKSYFALDDEYEYKDEMMEEEEAEPKVVKSAKQHQSASAGNHANQNIVSLQSVQKSSKVVLLEPRAYAEAQEVADHLKNRRAVVVNLQRIQHDQGKRIIDFLSGTVYAISGDIQKIGTDIFLCTPDNVDVSGNITGFAAEEEYEEARW; encoded by the coding sequence ATGTCGTTCGTATCAAAATTTAAATCTTATTTCGCGCTGGATGATGAGTATGAGTACAAGGATGAAATGATGGAAGAAGAGGAGGCTGAACCAAAAGTCGTGAAGTCAGCTAAACAGCATCAGTCCGCTTCTGCAGGGAATCATGCCAATCAGAATATCGTAAGTTTGCAAAGCGTACAGAAATCTTCTAAAGTAGTATTATTGGAGCCTCGTGCTTATGCAGAAGCCCAGGAGGTAGCTGACCATTTAAAAAACAGGCGTGCTGTAGTCGTGAACCTTCAACGAATCCAGCATGACCAAGGAAAGCGAATCATTGATTTTCTAAGTGGGACTGTTTATGCAATCAGCGGGGATATCCAAAAAATCGGAACAGATATATTCTTATGTACCCCGGACAACGTCGATGTTTCCGGTAATATTACCGGCTTCGCCGCCGAAGAGGAGTACGAAGAAGCGAGGTGGTAA
- the spoIIGA gene encoding sigma-E processing peptidase SpoIIGA, with amino-acid sequence MTLYLDVIWLLNWLFDCLLLYWTAIILKRRVALWRVCIGGLIGSFIIVLAFTPFYAIADRVYMKILVSLVMVLATFGFNRLKLFMKSVATLYFVTFLSGGILLGLHYLFEFQIVSKDPGQYAGINRFGDPVSWIFVMIGFPLAWQFSKRTLEGMEMTKLTHEQMVSVSVKISDFEGEFHGLVDSGNQLYDPITRSPVMIISLSGGETGIPDDMLELFKNPDNLISQETQPEYSWTGRMRVIPYKVVGHEHQLLTAIKPDYIKIIQGEKEFHVKQGLVSFTFQQLSPDNSYQSIVHPKMLTGIPVQNAS; translated from the coding sequence TTGACTTTATATTTAGATGTGATCTGGTTGTTGAATTGGTTATTTGACTGCCTCCTTTTATATTGGACCGCAATCATTCTTAAACGAAGGGTAGCTCTTTGGCGGGTATGCATCGGCGGGTTGATTGGTTCCTTCATTATCGTATTGGCATTCACTCCTTTTTATGCAATTGCCGACCGAGTGTACATGAAGATTTTAGTATCCCTTGTCATGGTGCTGGCAACCTTTGGGTTTAATAGGTTGAAACTTTTCATGAAATCGGTGGCCACTTTATATTTCGTGACGTTTTTATCGGGAGGAATCCTTCTGGGACTTCACTACTTATTTGAATTCCAAATCGTGTCCAAGGACCCTGGTCAATATGCAGGAATCAACCGTTTTGGCGACCCTGTCAGCTGGATATTCGTAATGATCGGGTTCCCGCTCGCATGGCAATTTTCCAAGCGAACACTAGAAGGGATGGAGATGACCAAGCTTACACATGAACAAATGGTTTCAGTCTCGGTTAAAATCTCTGACTTTGAAGGGGAATTTCATGGATTGGTGGATAGCGGCAATCAACTATATGATCCGATTACACGCTCCCCAGTCATGATCATCTCTCTTTCAGGAGGGGAAACAGGAATTCCGGACGATATGCTAGAACTCTTTAAAAATCCTGATAACCTGATAAGTCAGGAAACGCAGCCCGAATATTCATGGACAGGAAGAATGCGTGTCATCCCTTATAAAGTCGTGGGCCATGAACATCAGCTGTTAACCGCAATCAAACCGGATTACATTAAAATCATTCAAGGAGAAAAAGAATTTCATGTCAAGCAGGGTCTCGTTTCGTTTACCTTTCAGCAACTCTCTCCCGACAATAGCTATCAATCTATCGTTCACCCGAAAATGTTAACCGGGATACCGGTGCAAAATGCCTCCTGA
- the sigG gene encoding RNA polymerase sporulation sigma factor SigG yields MSRNKVEICGVDTSKLPVLKNEEMRKLFKELQDGDISAREKLVNGNLRLVLSVIQRFNNRGEYVDDLFQVGCIGLMKSIDNFDLGQNVKFSTYAVPMIIGEIRRYLRDNNPIRVSRSLRDIAYKALQVKEKLISQTLREPTAEEIAKVLEVPHEEIVFALDAIQDPVSLFEPIYNDGGDPIYVLDQLSDEKNKDSTWIDEIAINEGMRRLNDREKMILRKRFFQGKTQMEVAEEIGISQAQVSRLEKAAIKQMNKNIQQ; encoded by the coding sequence TTGTCTCGTAATAAGGTTGAAATCTGCGGTGTGGATACATCAAAATTACCGGTTTTAAAGAATGAAGAAATGAGAAAACTCTTTAAAGAACTGCAAGATGGCGATATTTCAGCAAGAGAGAAACTGGTAAACGGGAATCTTCGACTCGTTCTAAGCGTCATTCAACGCTTCAACAATCGGGGAGAGTATGTAGATGATCTATTTCAGGTAGGCTGTATAGGGTTGATGAAGTCGATAGATAACTTTGACCTAGGTCAAAATGTTAAGTTTTCAACGTATGCTGTTCCGATGATTATTGGAGAAATCAGAAGATATCTTCGTGACAATAATCCGATTCGGGTATCCCGTTCTTTAAGAGACATCGCTTACAAAGCTTTGCAGGTAAAAGAAAAGCTCATAAGCCAGACCCTTCGTGAGCCGACAGCTGAAGAAATCGCCAAGGTGTTGGAAGTACCTCATGAAGAAATTGTTTTTGCACTAGATGCTATACAAGATCCAGTTTCACTTTTTGAACCGATTTATAATGATGGCGGGGATCCGATTTATGTACTCGACCAACTAAGTGATGAAAAAAATAAAGATAGTACCTGGATTGATGAAATAGCTATAAATGAAGGCATGAGACGGTTGAATGACCGGGAAAAAATGATCCTTCGCAAACGGTTTTTCCAAGGGAAGACGCAAATGGAGGTAGCCGAGGAAATCGGCATTTCACAAGCACAGGTCTCCCGATTGGAAAAAGCGGCAATCAAACAAATGAATAAAAATATCCAACAGTAG
- a CDS encoding DivIVA domain-containing protein, with product MPLTPIDIHNKEFNKVFRGYDEDEVNEFLDQIIKDYELILREKKELEDKLNETFDRLGHFTTIEGTLNKSIIVAQEAAEELRRNAQKEAKLIIKEAEKNADRIVNESLVKARKIAMDIEDLKKQSKVFRTRFKMLVGAQLDLLDNDDWDHLLDYEVDATEIELNERVEEEI from the coding sequence ATGCCCTTAACCCCGATAGATATACATAACAAGGAATTTAACAAAGTATTTCGTGGGTATGATGAAGATGAAGTTAATGAATTTCTCGACCAGATCATTAAAGATTATGAACTGATTTTGAGGGAGAAGAAAGAACTTGAAGATAAACTGAACGAGACTTTTGATCGTTTGGGACATTTTACGACAATTGAGGGTACACTTAACAAGTCGATTATTGTCGCTCAGGAAGCAGCTGAAGAATTAAGGCGCAATGCCCAAAAAGAAGCGAAACTGATCATAAAGGAAGCAGAGAAAAACGCGGACAGGATCGTCAATGAGTCACTCGTGAAAGCAAGGAAAATAGCGATGGATATTGAGGATTTGAAAAAGCAATCCAAAGTATTCCGGACGCGTTTCAAAATGCTTGTCGGTGCACAGCTCGATTTGCTGGACAATGACGATTGGGATCATCTTCTGGATTATGAAGTGGATGCGACTGAAATAGAATTAAATGAGAGAGTGGAAGAGGAAATTTAA
- a CDS encoding RluA family pseudouridine synthase, giving the protein MDKRLYSIDETLKGVRIDKALSTLNEEWSRTQVQQWIKDDHVLVNGTAIKTNYKAIPGDTIEVTIPDLEELDAVAEEMDLDIYYEDKDVLVVNKPSGMVVHPAPGHVSGTLVNGLMAHCKDLSGINGVMRPGIVHRIDKDTSGLLMVAKNDMAHEKLVQQLVDKTVTRKYQAVVHGVIPHDFGTIDAPIGRDKKDRQSMTVTDSNSKNAVTHFRVIERFKAFTLVECQLETGRTHQIRVHMKYIGFPLAGDPKYGPKKTLKLDGQALHAGLLGFIHPRTNEYMEFEAPIPEEFANLINQLRRSKD; this is encoded by the coding sequence ATGGATAAAAGGTTATACAGCATCGATGAAACACTAAAAGGAGTTAGGATTGATAAGGCTCTTTCCACTTTGAATGAGGAATGGTCACGTACTCAGGTCCAGCAATGGATTAAGGATGATCATGTTTTGGTAAATGGCACGGCGATAAAGACAAATTACAAAGCTATTCCTGGCGATACAATCGAAGTGACGATTCCTGATCTTGAGGAATTGGATGCGGTAGCAGAGGAAATGGATTTGGATATCTATTATGAAGATAAAGATGTACTCGTTGTTAATAAACCGAGCGGCATGGTCGTCCATCCGGCACCGGGACATGTATCTGGCACGCTTGTAAATGGATTGATGGCTCACTGCAAGGATCTTTCTGGAATTAACGGAGTCATGCGGCCTGGAATCGTCCATCGGATCGACAAAGATACATCAGGTTTATTGATGGTTGCCAAAAATGATATGGCACATGAGAAACTGGTACAGCAGCTTGTTGATAAAACGGTTACCCGTAAGTATCAAGCTGTAGTTCATGGTGTGATCCCTCATGACTTCGGAACGATCGATGCACCGATCGGCCGCGATAAAAAAGATCGCCAAAGTATGACTGTCACAGATTCGAATTCCAAAAATGCTGTCACGCATTTCCGTGTCATCGAACGCTTCAAAGCTTTCACTTTGGTGGAATGCCAGCTTGAAACAGGAAGAACACATCAAATCCGTGTACACATGAAATACATTGGCTTCCCACTGGCGGGAGATCCGAAATATGGTCCGAAAAAGACACTGAAATTAGATGGACAAGCGTTGCACGCGGGTCTTCTAGGTTTCATTCATCCGCGTACAAATGAGTATATGGAATTTGAAGCTCCGATTCCGGAAGAGTTTGCAAATCTAATTAATCAATTACGTAGAAGTAAGGATTGA
- the sigE gene encoding RNA polymerase sporulation sigma factor SigE: MKKFILRLTYFWYKLLFKLGLKTDEIFYIGGSEALPPPLSKEEEAILINKLPNGDEAARSILIERNLRLVVYIARKFENTGINIEDLISIGTIGLIKAVNTFNPEKKIKLATYASRCIENEILMYLRRNNKIRSEVSFDEPLNIDWDGNELLLSDVLGTDDDIITKDLEANVDRKLLTKALTQLSEREKQIMELRFGLAGGEEKTQKDVADMLGISQSYISRLEKRIIKRLRKEFNKMV, translated from the coding sequence TTGAAGAAATTCATTCTTCGGCTCACTTATTTTTGGTACAAACTATTGTTCAAGCTCGGATTGAAAACGGACGAAATATTTTATATAGGAGGGAGTGAGGCACTGCCCCCGCCCCTTTCGAAGGAAGAAGAGGCAATACTGATCAATAAATTACCGAATGGCGATGAAGCTGCACGCTCGATCTTGATTGAACGTAATTTAAGGCTGGTGGTTTATATTGCCAGGAAATTCGAAAATACTGGCATCAATATTGAGGATTTAATCAGCATTGGAACCATAGGTTTGATCAAAGCTGTGAATACATTCAATCCTGAGAAGAAAATAAAACTCGCTACATATGCTTCGAGATGCATCGAGAATGAAATATTAATGTATTTACGCAGAAATAACAAAATCCGTTCTGAAGTTTCTTTTGATGAACCCCTGAATATTGATTGGGATGGAAATGAACTTCTGTTATCCGATGTACTTGGAACGGACGATGACATTATCACGAAAGACCTTGAGGCAAATGTTGACCGTAAGCTGCTGACAAAAGCACTTACACAGTTATCCGAACGTGAAAAACAGATAATGGAACTCCGTTTTGGGCTTGCAGGCGGAGAAGAAAAAACCCAAAAGGACGTTGCCGACATGCTGGGGATTTCCCAATCTTACATTTCACGTTTGGAAAAAAGGATTATTAAGAGGCTTCGTAAAGAATTTAATAAAATGGTGTAA
- a CDS encoding YggS family pyridoxal phosphate-dependent enzyme: MKVVDNLKNIEEKINRACENSGRDREAIKLIAVTKYVSVERANEALEAGILDLGENRDEGLLTKYEVLKDKPNWHYIGSMQTRKVKNVIDKISYIHSLDRISLAEEIQKRANEPINCLVQVNVSGEESKHGLGPEETMDFIKGLSKFDKVNVAGLMTMAPLTDDEQVLRECFRKLKGIQVEIQNLELKHAPCTELSMGMSNDFMIAIEEGATMIRIGTALVGE; encoded by the coding sequence GTGAAAGTAGTGGACAATTTAAAAAACATCGAAGAAAAGATAAATAGAGCATGTGAGAATAGTGGAAGGGACCGTGAAGCGATAAAGTTGATCGCAGTGACGAAATATGTTTCGGTCGAGAGAGCGAATGAAGCATTGGAAGCGGGAATACTTGATTTGGGTGAAAACCGTGACGAAGGGCTTTTGACTAAATATGAAGTGCTGAAGGACAAGCCCAACTGGCATTATATCGGTTCTATGCAAACACGCAAAGTAAAGAATGTCATCGATAAAATTTCGTATATCCATTCATTGGATCGCATTTCTTTGGCAGAAGAAATTCAAAAACGAGCAAATGAGCCGATAAACTGTTTAGTGCAGGTGAATGTTTCTGGTGAGGAATCAAAACATGGCCTGGGTCCTGAGGAGACGATGGATTTCATCAAAGGATTATCCAAGTTTGATAAGGTGAATGTTGCAGGATTGATGACAATGGCTCCACTGACCGATGATGAACAGGTTTTGCGGGAATGCTTCCGCAAACTGAAAGGTATCCAGGTTGAAATACAAAATTTAGAGTTGAAGCATGCCCCCTGTACTGAGTTGTCCATGGGGATGTCCAATGATTTCATGATTGCCATTGAGGAAGGCGCTACAATGATCAGGATTGGTACAGCACTTGTAGGCGAATAA
- the lspA gene encoding signal peptidase II, whose amino-acid sequence MFYYLIALLVIAIDQLTKWMIVKKMEYGESIEIIENLLYITSHRNRGAAWGILQGQMWFFYIITIAVIIGLVYYIQKMAKESILLGVALALMLGGAIGNFIDRVARQEVVDFVHTYIFSYSFPVFNVADAALSIGVGLLVIHMFLEEKNAKEKDNG is encoded by the coding sequence GTGTTTTATTATTTGATTGCCCTTTTGGTCATAGCTATCGATCAGCTGACAAAATGGATGATTGTGAAAAAAATGGAGTACGGAGAAAGCATTGAAATTATTGAAAACCTTCTATATATCACCTCGCATCGTAATCGTGGGGCAGCATGGGGAATTCTACAAGGTCAAATGTGGTTTTTCTACATCATCACCATCGCTGTCATTATTGGACTTGTCTATTATATTCAGAAAATGGCGAAGGAAAGCATTTTGCTTGGAGTTGCACTTGCTCTCATGCTAGGCGGTGCGATTGGTAATTTCATCGATCGTGTTGCTCGTCAGGAAGTAGTGGATTTCGTTCATACCTATATTTTCAGCTACAGTTTCCCGGTATTTAATGTTGCTGATGCTGCGCTTTCAATTGGTGTCGGACTGCTCGTGATTCATATGTTTTTAGAAGAAAAAAACGCTAAGGAGAAAGATAATGGATAA
- the pgeF gene encoding peptidoglycan editing factor PgeF, whose translation MKEPFVLIKDQYMLIDSWRQKNLQLVAGFTTKNGGVSTGDFQTLNTGFHVGDKLEDVQGNRSIIADKLTFPLNEWIGAEQTHETKIHQVTSRDGGRGATDYDSAFKATDGFYTKDQNALLTLCYADCVPLYFLAPAHGMIGVAHAGWKGTVYGIARKMVEAWLSEGIKASEIFAVIGPSICSKCYVVDDYVMDLVQNMLVDIDEKPYNLISEGQYQLDLKQLNALILQKSGIPKSQIDVTSYCTSCDHELFFSHRRDNGKTGRLMSFIGWKEDLE comes from the coding sequence ATGAAAGAGCCATTTGTTTTAATAAAAGACCAATATATGCTCATTGACAGCTGGAGACAAAAAAATCTCCAGCTCGTAGCGGGCTTCACCACAAAAAATGGGGGAGTCAGTACAGGTGATTTTCAAACATTGAATACCGGTTTTCATGTCGGTGATAAACTTGAAGATGTACAGGGAAACCGCAGTATTATAGCTGATAAGCTGACGTTTCCGCTTAATGAATGGATAGGCGCCGAGCAGACACATGAAACGAAAATCCATCAAGTTACCAGCCGCGATGGCGGGAGAGGTGCTACGGATTATGATTCAGCCTTTAAAGCGACTGACGGATTCTATACGAAGGACCAAAACGCTCTATTGACCCTTTGCTATGCAGACTGCGTGCCCTTATACTTTCTTGCTCCGGCACATGGTATGATTGGGGTGGCACATGCTGGATGGAAGGGTACGGTTTATGGAATTGCACGGAAAATGGTTGAGGCATGGCTGAGTGAGGGTATAAAAGCAAGTGAGATATTTGCTGTTATTGGACCGTCGATTTGTTCAAAGTGCTATGTAGTTGATGATTATGTCATGGATTTAGTGCAGAATATGCTGGTAGATATTGACGAAAAGCCCTATAATTTAATCAGTGAAGGACAATATCAGTTAGACCTTAAGCAACTTAATGCATTGATTCTTCAAAAATCAGGAATTCCAAAAAGTCAGATCGACGTTACATCATACTGTACAAGCTGTGATCATGAATTGTTTTTTTCACATCGCCGTGATAACGGGAAGACAGGCAGATTGATGAGTTTTATCGGTTGGAAGGAGGATTTAGAGTAA